A stretch of the Teretinema zuelzerae genome encodes the following:
- a CDS encoding TrkH family potassium uptake protein has translation MRTRLSMDKVQLFAYFIVLPLLGSAVLSQPFAYASGIPVPYLDALFTAMSAVCVTGLSTVSMDVYSPAGFIVIMVLIEMGGLGIVTFISFYLAAPKRKLSLVNRTVVRDFFSEDVEIEPRRILLSIIGTTFIVELIGAVLLYGGFRGAGSEQPVLDAVFHSVSAFCNAGFSTRSDSLAGFVNDPWLPLAISLLIIAGGLGFSVLADVRKLFTKKLHRLTYHSQIVLIASGTLIFGAAAVFWLLERNRAFAGLPPLRQISAAFFQAVTPRTAGFETVSQANLTPASNLFTAVLMFIGGSPGSIAGGVKTTTFLVVFLYAIRGNTEQNGFNMRRKCIDTATVEKAFSIVAKSLMICMSACFLLLISERESLMAGTVRIFDIFFETISAFATVGLSLGATASLSAAGKAIVIATMFIGRTGIFAMALGFAHSEKERYFEYPSASILIG, from the coding sequence ATGCGTACCCGCCTTTCAATGGACAAGGTTCAGCTTTTTGCGTATTTCATCGTGTTGCCGCTCCTGGGTTCGGCTGTGTTGTCTCAACCTTTCGCCTATGCGTCGGGCATTCCGGTTCCCTACCTGGACGCGCTGTTCACCGCGATGTCTGCTGTCTGCGTAACCGGACTTTCTACGGTCTCCATGGACGTGTACAGCCCGGCCGGATTCATCGTCATCATGGTTTTAATCGAAATGGGCGGTTTGGGAATCGTCACCTTCATTTCTTTTTATCTGGCTGCTCCCAAGAGGAAGCTGTCCCTTGTGAATCGCACCGTCGTCCGCGACTTTTTTTCCGAGGATGTGGAAATTGAGCCGAGACGGATACTCCTTTCAATCATCGGGACGACGTTCATCGTCGAGCTGATAGGTGCCGTGTTGCTGTACGGAGGCTTCCGGGGCGCCGGGTCTGAACAGCCGGTTCTGGATGCCGTCTTTCATTCGGTTTCCGCTTTTTGCAACGCCGGTTTTTCCACGCGTTCCGATAGCCTCGCCGGTTTTGTGAACGATCCCTGGCTGCCCCTTGCGATAAGTTTGCTCATCATCGCGGGCGGGCTCGGTTTTTCCGTATTGGCCGATGTCCGCAAACTTTTTACGAAAAAATTGCACCGGCTTACCTATCACAGCCAAATCGTGCTGATCGCGAGCGGGACTCTTATTTTCGGAGCCGCCGCGGTGTTCTGGCTTTTAGAGCGCAACCGCGCATTCGCGGGCCTGCCCCCTCTGCGACAGATTTCGGCAGCGTTTTTTCAGGCGGTGACGCCGAGAACAGCCGGATTCGAGACCGTTTCCCAGGCGAATCTGACGCCGGCTTCCAATCTGTTCACGGCCGTTCTCATGTTCATCGGCGGATCTCCCGGATCGATCGCAGGCGGCGTAAAGACTACCACCTTTCTGGTGGTGTTTTTATACGCGATTCGGGGCAATACCGAGCAGAACGGCTTCAATATGCGGCGGAAGTGCATCGATACCGCAACCGTCGAAAAAGCGTTCAGCATAGTGGCGAAGAGTCTTATGATATGCATGAGCGCCTGTTTTTTGTTGTTGATCAGCGAAAGAGAAAGCCTCATGGCCGGCACTGTGCGCATTTTCGATATCTTTTTTGAAACGATATCGGCGTTCGCTACTGTCGGATTATCGCTGGGCGCCACCGCATCGTTGAGCGCCGCCGGCAAGGCCATCGTCATCGCGACGATGTTCATCGGAAGAACCGGCATCTTCGCCATGGCCCTCGGCTTCGCTCACAGCGAAAAAGAGCGGTATTTCGAATATCCGTCCGCGTCGATTTTAATAGGATGA
- a CDS encoding tetratricopeptide repeat protein, with translation MKRLFGRAQAPLQDIEDTPEELWRAPFKKPDASRLPAEKGDGYRSSFGPDGFILELERKNIFAWTVDPIYRYRDAVFEADILPGSPEHAPAEGEAAPQNPLPDSRRMTNAGTAAGGIIFRYLNESTFYMVLVSDAGMIRMDAVVNGTPLPVLGWTETAAAAAGKPGSRLKIIARGTSFTLIVNERWVAECSDDTIQAPGRIALAGQNWNALSSVRIVFGSLSIDSRPFEIEAVHTRWNSLIPIPPEARVRLAETWLAMGSYVPAILQLKKAEKAAPLQPEARLALARAYLAQRVFEEAEEEFRKIIEARQEAPEALEFAGTDQVLLSTDPAEDSQPAQVRAEGGAGTASIAAITEARSELGGIFYLQDRYQDLEILLSGIPIEQRRESPFLSNLEGHLLRHKGCHEEAATRYERAGELVPGEGLFHLNAGNEWLKAGLHPRAVDAWLEAGRRYLAAGDTDELEGIIDNLESAGRLSLPEQEYPMQALRGKYHYARGNADEALACFERIEGERCSDSAVWYLSALLRREKGDIQGALERLVRARDLEPGFAAYRFRLAETLRNAGQDYEEELKQALEADDSDGWIHNLAALSLLDKNDPDSAAIHLAEARRLLPGEREIVVNLAEVRRRQGRLAEALELLDRSNARELHAGANLLVEEGKYEDAEEWYREALRKTPFDPELLADRAANCLELDLLNEADDLLGRAYDIQPSPRVFLLISFLAGKKGEFTRSEIALQQGLEEFPEETELLRELARVYLHTQRVDNAKAVLRKLKRIDSGPETNELEQDIEERSSQKISCSSCNRYWRVPRNLPPQGSLHLTAQPPDDLPAGTCPACRAHYCIGCAREHLGDDGRFRCKTCNTPLKLVEPGIIWLLNRWQADSPEG, from the coding sequence ATGAAACGCTTATTCGGACGCGCCCAGGCGCCCCTCCAGGACATAGAGGATACGCCCGAAGAACTTTGGCGAGCGCCCTTTAAAAAACCCGACGCGTCGCGGCTTCCCGCTGAAAAAGGGGACGGATACCGAAGCTCCTTCGGCCCGGACGGGTTCATACTCGAACTTGAACGCAAGAATATTTTCGCCTGGACCGTCGATCCGATTTATCGCTACCGGGACGCGGTCTTCGAAGCCGACATCCTGCCCGGTTCCCCGGAACACGCTCCGGCGGAAGGAGAGGCAGCCCCGCAGAACCCGCTGCCCGATTCCCGGCGAATGACGAACGCGGGAACGGCCGCCGGCGGCATAATCTTCAGATATCTGAACGAATCGACTTTCTATATGGTTCTCGTTTCCGACGCGGGAATGATCAGGATGGACGCCGTAGTGAACGGAACGCCCCTTCCCGTTCTCGGCTGGACCGAAACGGCAGCGGCCGCGGCGGGAAAACCGGGAAGCCGACTGAAAATAATCGCCCGGGGAACTTCCTTCACGCTCATCGTGAACGAGCGCTGGGTCGCCGAGTGTTCGGACGATACGATCCAGGCCCCCGGACGGATCGCCCTCGCGGGACAAAACTGGAACGCGCTCTCCTCTGTTCGCATAGTATTCGGCTCGCTGTCAATCGACTCCCGGCCCTTCGAAATCGAAGCGGTTCATACGCGATGGAATTCTCTCATCCCCATTCCCCCGGAAGCCCGCGTAAGACTCGCCGAAACCTGGCTCGCGATGGGCTCCTACGTACCGGCCATCCTTCAGCTGAAAAAAGCCGAGAAGGCCGCTCCCCTCCAACCGGAAGCCCGCCTCGCTCTCGCGCGAGCATACCTGGCTCAGCGGGTTTTTGAGGAAGCCGAGGAGGAATTCAGGAAAATCATAGAAGCGCGTCAGGAGGCCCCGGAGGCACTGGAGTTTGCCGGGACTGATCAGGTTTTATTGAGTACCGATCCCGCAGAAGACTCGCAACCAGCACAAGTCCGCGCGGAAGGCGGCGCCGGGACTGCCTCAATCGCGGCGATAACAGAAGCCCGATCCGAGCTGGGAGGAATTTTCTACCTTCAGGATAGATATCAAGATCTGGAAATCCTGCTCTCGGGAATCCCGATAGAACAACGGAGGGAGTCTCCCTTTCTTTCCAACCTCGAAGGCCATCTGCTGAGGCACAAGGGCTGTCATGAGGAAGCGGCAACCCGCTACGAACGCGCCGGCGAACTCGTTCCCGGAGAAGGACTCTTCCACCTCAACGCCGGAAACGAATGGCTGAAGGCGGGATTGCATCCCCGGGCTGTAGACGCATGGCTCGAAGCCGGTCGCAGATACCTCGCAGCCGGAGACACGGACGAACTCGAGGGCATCATAGATAATCTCGAATCTGCAGGGCGCCTGAGCTTGCCCGAACAGGAATATCCGATGCAGGCCCTGCGGGGAAAATACCACTACGCCAGGGGAAACGCCGACGAAGCCCTCGCCTGCTTCGAACGAATCGAAGGGGAACGCTGCTCCGATTCCGCCGTCTGGTATCTTTCAGCCCTGCTGCGCCGTGAAAAGGGCGATATCCAGGGCGCCCTCGAACGGTTAGTGCGCGCACGGGATCTGGAGCCGGGATTTGCGGCCTACCGCTTCCGCCTCGCCGAAACCCTCCGCAACGCGGGACAGGACTACGAAGAAGAACTGAAACAGGCCCTTGAGGCCGACGACAGCGACGGATGGATACACAATCTCGCCGCTCTTTCCTTGCTGGACAAAAACGACCCGGACTCGGCGGCGATACACCTGGCCGAAGCCCGCCGGCTTCTTCCCGGGGAACGCGAAATCGTCGTCAATCTCGCGGAAGTCAGGCGGCGACAGGGCAGGCTCGCCGAAGCGCTTGAACTCCTCGACCGCTCGAACGCCCGGGAACTCCATGCCGGCGCGAATCTGCTGGTAGAGGAAGGAAAATACGAAGATGCCGAAGAATGGTACCGCGAAGCCCTCCGTAAAACGCCCTTCGATCCGGAACTGTTGGCAGACCGCGCGGCGAACTGCCTTGAACTCGACCTCCTGAACGAAGCCGACGACCTCTTGGGCAGGGCCTACGATATTCAACCGAGTCCCCGCGTTTTTCTGCTCATCAGCTTCCTTGCCGGGAAAAAGGGAGAATTCACCCGTTCTGAAATCGCTCTCCAGCAGGGGCTGGAGGAATTCCCCGAAGAAACCGAACTGCTTCGCGAGCTTGCCCGCGTCTATCTCCACACCCAGCGCGTAGATAACGCAAAAGCGGTTCTCCGCAAACTCAAGCGCATAGACTCGGGTCCGGAAACAAACGAACTCGAACAGGACATCGAGGAACGCAGCTCGCAAAAAATATCCTGCTCGTCATGCAACCGATACTGGCGTGTTCCGCGCAATCTTCCCCCGCAGGGCTCTCTCCACCTCACCGCCCAGCCCCCGGACGATCTCCCCGCCGGAACCTGTCCCGCCTGCCGCGCCCATTACTGCATCGGCTGCGCCCGGGAACATCTGGGAGACGACGGAAGATTCCGCTGTAAAACCTGCAATACGCCTTTAAAACTCGTCGAACCGGGAATAATTTGGCTTCTCAACCGGTGGCAGGCTGATTCTCCGGAAGGATAA
- a CDS encoding GH1 family beta-glucosidase, producing MSFPSDFIWGAATASYQIEGSVRADGRKPSIWDVFSATPGKTFNSDSGEIACDHYNRWKDDIALMKELGLQSYRFSLAWPRIIPDGRGKINPAGLDFYSRLVDGLLEAGIRPWATLYHWDLPYDLHRQGGWINPAISDAFAEYALAVAEVLGDRVTDWMTFNEPQCILGLGYEAGVHAPGLKAPVQDLMYGLHNHLVAHGKAVDALRSVGGGVFNIGYVPTAQSFIPVNDSPEEVEAAKNAFFSYKPRHGYMWSMAMYTDPVFFGTYPEDFISQMGSHLPPNWEKDLPGIGGKTDFCGINLYSGFRVKKTETGIEPVPVPSGREQTAIKWYVEPETLRWAPRFLSERYGKPVIITENGLSLSDWVHVDGKVHDPARIDFTTRYLRELEKAIGDGANIAGYFHWSLMDNFEWAEGYRERFGLIHVDLQTQKRTIKDSGYWYKSVIESNGKILHD from the coding sequence ATGTCATTTCCATCCGATTTTATTTGGGGAGCGGCGACCGCCTCGTATCAAATTGAAGGCTCCGTCCGGGCCGACGGAAGAAAACCGTCGATCTGGGATGTTTTTTCCGCTACGCCGGGTAAAACCTTCAACAGCGATTCGGGAGAAATAGCCTGCGATCACTATAACCGCTGGAAAGACGATATTGCCTTGATGAAAGAGCTCGGGCTTCAATCCTATCGATTCTCGCTCGCCTGGCCCCGCATTATTCCGGACGGAAGAGGCAAAATCAATCCCGCCGGTCTCGATTTCTACTCCAGGCTCGTGGACGGCCTTCTTGAAGCCGGCATCCGCCCCTGGGCGACTCTCTATCATTGGGACCTCCCCTACGACCTTCACCGGCAGGGCGGCTGGATCAACCCTGCGATAAGCGACGCGTTCGCCGAATACGCCCTCGCGGTCGCGGAGGTTCTCGGAGACCGGGTGACCGACTGGATGACCTTCAACGAGCCCCAGTGCATCCTCGGCCTCGGCTACGAGGCGGGCGTTCACGCGCCCGGCCTGAAGGCTCCCGTCCAGGATTTGATGTACGGCCTGCATAATCATCTGGTCGCGCACGGAAAGGCGGTAGACGCTCTCCGTTCGGTCGGCGGCGGCGTTTTCAACATCGGCTACGTTCCCACCGCGCAGTCCTTCATTCCCGTAAACGACAGCCCCGAGGAAGTAGAAGCGGCGAAGAATGCGTTTTTCTCCTATAAACCCCGCCACGGCTACATGTGGTCCATGGCCATGTATACCGATCCGGTGTTCTTCGGAACCTACCCTGAGGATTTCATTTCGCAAATGGGCAGCCATCTTCCCCCGAACTGGGAAAAGGACTTGCCGGGGATCGGCGGAAAAACCGATTTCTGCGGCATAAATCTGTATTCCGGCTTCCGGGTGAAAAAGACGGAAACCGGAATCGAGCCCGTGCCCGTTCCCTCCGGCAGGGAGCAGACTGCGATCAAGTGGTACGTGGAGCCCGAGACCCTCCGCTGGGCGCCGCGCTTCCTTTCCGAACGGTACGGAAAACCGGTGATCATCACCGAGAACGGGCTGTCTCTTTCCGATTGGGTGCATGTCGACGGCAAGGTGCACGACCCCGCGCGCATCGACTTTACGACACGGTATCTCAGGGAGCTCGAAAAAGCGATCGGAGACGGAGCGAATATCGCCGGCTACTTCCATTGGAGCTTGATGGATAATTTCGAGTGGGCAGAGGGTTACCGCGAGCGGTTCGGCCTCATTCATGTTGATTTGCAAACCCAGAAGCGGACGATAAAGGATTCCGGCTATTGGTATAAGTCCGTCATCGAATCGAACGGAAAGATTCTGCACGACTGA
- a CDS encoding bacteriohemerythrin produces MINVFKWDESLSTGFDEVDNQHKKLIRVIEDVHQAMEAADRDEADAGLKLAKDLKRLTDYTLYHFTEEEDLMRRNGFPGLESHKKEHEAFVAKITAQIKGLAASDAEASFQLYRFLGSWLLAHIARSDQEWAAFISQKA; encoded by the coding sequence ATGATCAATGTTTTCAAATGGGATGAATCCCTCAGCACCGGTTTCGACGAAGTGGACAACCAGCACAAGAAGCTTATCCGCGTCATAGAAGACGTCCATCAGGCCATGGAAGCGGCCGACAGGGACGAAGCGGACGCAGGCCTCAAGCTCGCGAAGGATTTGAAGCGGCTCACCGATTACACGCTGTATCATTTCACGGAAGAAGAAGACCTGATGCGCAGAAACGGATTTCCCGGGCTCGAGTCCCATAAAAAGGAGCACGAAGCCTTCGTCGCCAAGATTACGGCGCAGATTAAGGGGCTCGCCGCCTCAGACGCGGAAGCCTCGTTCCAGCTCTACCGCTTTCTCGGCTCCTGGCTGCTCGCGCACATAGCCCGGTCCGACCAGGAATGGGCGGCCTTCATTTCGCAGAAAGCCTGA
- a CDS encoding AAC(3) family N-acetyltransferase, producing MSELIADFNNLSGFFTELFTRAASLYPGNALPRHPAVLIHSSLSAFGTVAGGEGTVCAALAQAAALRRVTLIMPAHSDDVPPAPFDKRSTPCRSMGRIPEWFRAMPRVRRSDHPVLSFAALGPASGRFARGHRLSNGLGPSSPLGTLAREDAFILMLGTGWETCTALHLAEYPPDGSRPTETVTCSASRVVRIGPVSLTFRETAPDAAFHTQKFPETGEFFETRHPESVFSGALPNGKWKLFRIRALLEAAAGKARGSES from the coding sequence GTGAGTGAATTAATTGCCGATTTCAACAATTTAAGCGGTTTTTTTACAGAACTTTTTACTCGGGCGGCCTCTTTGTATCCGGGCAACGCCCTTCCCCGACATCCCGCGGTCTTGATCCACAGCTCGCTTTCAGCCTTCGGCACGGTGGCAGGCGGGGAAGGGACCGTATGCGCGGCCCTCGCCCAAGCGGCGGCTCTCAGGCGCGTAACGCTGATAATGCCGGCACACAGCGACGACGTCCCGCCGGCACCCTTCGACAAACGGTCGACTCCCTGCCGCTCCATGGGCAGAATCCCCGAATGGTTTCGCGCCATGCCCCGCGTCCGACGCTCCGATCATCCCGTTCTTTCATTCGCCGCCCTCGGCCCCGCCTCAGGCAGATTCGCACGGGGACACCGGCTTTCGAACGGACTCGGGCCTTCCTCTCCCCTCGGAACCCTCGCCCGGGAAGACGCTTTCATACTCATGCTCGGAACCGGCTGGGAAACCTGCACCGCCCTCCATCTCGCCGAATATCCGCCGGACGGAAGCCGGCCGACCGAGACCGTCACCTGCTCAGCGTCCCGCGTCGTCCGCATCGGACCCGTATCCCTGACGTTCAGGGAAACGGCACCTGACGCGGCCTTCCATACGCAAAAATTTCCGGAAACAGGCGAATTCTTTGAAACGCGGCATCCCGAATCAGTGTTTTCGGGCGCACTCCCGAACGGAAAATGGAAGTTGTTCAGAATCCGCGCCCTTCTCGAAGCGGCAGCGGGCAAGGCCAGGGGAAGCGAATCCTGA
- a CDS encoding potassium channel family protein, with the protein MKQFAIVGLGAFGIRMLEELLEITNEIIIIDRDKDVIEKYKDFARASYITDAINETALRKIVPPEIDAVIVDLGGKIESSIMTINFLHKMGIREIVAKAQTDEHGEILKLMGATKVIYPDREAAKRITPILASSLLFDFMPISQNLSLAEIRANEYCIGKTLMEANLRKEFSLNVVALRKEDSDEFTFINDPSYAFAKEDVLLVAGAEEDIFAFSRDPERQVRRDFRESFRKLFGKK; encoded by the coding sequence ATGAAACAGTTTGCAATCGTAGGGCTTGGAGCCTTCGGCATCAGGATGCTCGAAGAGCTGTTGGAAATCACCAACGAGATCATCATTATCGACCGCGACAAGGACGTGATCGAAAAATATAAGGACTTCGCCCGGGCTTCCTATATTACCGACGCGATCAACGAAACGGCGTTGAGGAAGATCGTGCCGCCCGAGATAGACGCGGTCATCGTCGATCTGGGCGGAAAAATCGAATCCTCGATCATGACGATTAATTTTCTGCATAAGATGGGCATACGGGAGATCGTCGCGAAGGCGCAGACTGACGAACACGGAGAAATCCTGAAACTGATGGGAGCGACGAAGGTCATCTATCCGGATCGCGAAGCGGCCAAGCGCATCACGCCGATCCTCGCGTCGTCTCTGCTTTTCGATTTCATGCCGATTTCCCAGAACTTGTCCCTTGCGGAAATCCGTGCGAACGAATACTGCATCGGGAAAACGCTCATGGAAGCGAATCTCCGCAAGGAATTCTCCCTCAACGTAGTGGCGCTCAGGAAGGAGGACAGCGACGAGTTCACCTTCATCAACGATCCCTCCTACGCGTTCGCGAAAGAAGACGTGCTCCTCGTCGCCGGAGCAGAAGAGGACATCTTCGCCTTTTCCCGGGATCCTGAACGCCAGGTTCGGAGGGATTTCCGCGAATCGTTCAGGAAATTATTCGGCAAGAAATAA
- a CDS encoding helix-turn-helix domain-containing protein, giving the protein MNLEDFTKTFIFSYGVAFMNIALIMIVSRRKHLIDYINALFHFVFGLMCFAGGFSVANRFESLPANLTVYYSMALLGPIGSAFVLDSVGIRFTKMRLFHTIILGITAVYIGGTVLIFAGVPWKYVFTLSYGLLFLSDVSVFIFLRIELGKFRNVAGNLKVLYTILLVIAVQTLGMLLSKPLGLDSLLYIFWILLIFAIFGLTLLSFSAPETWNRLRESATQAHNDKTRLKKLDIPELLKSLEEVMETRTPFTDPELSLEDLASLIGISGPQLSEILNQHLGVNFSSYVNSWRIKMTKKRILAEPDSSILTIAFDSGFNTKSSFNAVFKKETGTTPTAYRKENT; this is encoded by the coding sequence ATGAATCTTGAGGATTTCACCAAAACATTCATTTTCAGCTACGGCGTCGCCTTCATGAATATAGCGCTGATTATGATAGTCTCGCGGCGGAAGCATCTGATCGATTACATCAATGCCCTGTTTCACTTCGTGTTCGGCTTGATGTGCTTCGCAGGAGGATTCTCCGTCGCCAACCGGTTCGAGAGCCTTCCGGCGAATCTGACCGTCTACTATTCGATGGCCCTTTTAGGCCCGATCGGCTCGGCCTTCGTCCTCGATTCGGTCGGCATCCGCTTCACGAAGATGCGTCTGTTTCACACGATAATACTCGGCATAACCGCCGTTTACATTGGCGGAACCGTTTTGATTTTCGCGGGAGTTCCCTGGAAGTACGTCTTCACCCTCTCGTATGGTCTCCTCTTTTTAAGCGACGTGTCCGTTTTCATTTTCCTTAGAATAGAATTGGGAAAGTTCAGGAACGTTGCGGGAAATCTGAAGGTTCTCTACACTATTCTCCTTGTTATTGCCGTTCAAACGCTGGGAATGCTGCTTTCCAAGCCCCTCGGTCTCGATTCGCTCCTCTACATTTTCTGGATCCTGCTCATATTCGCGATTTTCGGATTAACCTTGCTCAGCTTTTCCGCGCCGGAAACATGGAACCGGCTCAGGGAATCGGCAACCCAGGCGCACAACGACAAAACCCGGCTGAAAAAACTGGATATTCCGGAGTTGCTGAAGTCTCTTGAAGAGGTAATGGAGACGAGAACTCCGTTCACAGACCCCGAACTCAGCCTCGAAGACCTCGCGAGCCTCATCGGCATAAGCGGTCCTCAGCTCTCGGAAATCCTGAATCAGCATCTCGGCGTGAATTTTTCGAGCTATGTAAATTCATGGAGAATCAAAATGACGAAAAAGAGAATCCTCGCCGAACCCGATTCGTCGATACTTACGATCGCATTCGATTCCGGCTTTAATACCAAATCGTCTTTCAACGCAGTATTTAAAAAAGAAACCGGCACCACGCCGACCGCATACCGCAAGGAGAACACATGA
- a CDS encoding alpha/beta hydrolase — protein sequence MKSHTRTASRGELRPRSIINLALLLAAAFSLASCATVSRHYMDNVETKYPTVRRFAESTPPAAGVKMKEIRDSEIPGPAGTIEVRFYVPQTQKENSPVLFYIHGGGFVSGSINAADSLVRRLSRDLQAPAISIHYRLAPEHPWPAAIEDCRAAYAWAEENAATVFPGSNGKLIIAGESAGANLAAGITHWKKAEGGEQPVAQLLYAPYVGNPEPELGALWPSRLEHSKTSVITPRSIDFFTRAYTAGREELLAEPSIYPVLYPSFDGLAPAFVTICGRDTLRDEAEAYATLLERDGVFVVKMFIADRDHAWSGDPVVRASADFIHGLPQE from the coding sequence ATGAAATCGCATACCCGAACGGCATCGCGCGGAGAGCTCCGCCCGCGATCGATCATCAACCTGGCGCTGCTTTTAGCGGCGGCCTTCTCGCTCGCTTCCTGCGCTACAGTGAGCAGGCACTACATGGATAACGTAGAAACAAAGTATCCCACGGTGCGCCGCTTCGCCGAATCGACTCCTCCGGCCGCCGGAGTGAAAATGAAAGAAATCCGCGATTCGGAAATACCCGGTCCCGCTGGAACCATAGAAGTCCGCTTCTATGTTCCGCAGACGCAGAAGGAAAACTCGCCGGTTCTGTTCTATATTCACGGAGGCGGCTTCGTTTCGGGGAGCATCAACGCGGCGGACAGCCTCGTGAGACGGCTTTCCAGGGATTTGCAGGCGCCCGCCATCTCGATCCATTACCGGCTCGCCCCGGAGCATCCCTGGCCTGCGGCGATAGAAGACTGCCGGGCGGCGTATGCATGGGCTGAAGAAAACGCCGCGACCGTTTTTCCGGGATCGAACGGCAAACTCATCATTGCCGGAGAAAGCGCCGGAGCGAATCTGGCGGCGGGAATTACGCACTGGAAAAAAGCGGAAGGCGGAGAGCAGCCCGTCGCCCAGCTGTTGTACGCCCCCTATGTAGGGAACCCCGAGCCGGAGCTTGGCGCGCTGTGGCCGTCGCGTCTGGAACACTCGAAGACGAGCGTCATCACGCCGCGGAGCATAGACTTTTTCACCCGGGCCTACACGGCCGGACGCGAAGAGCTTTTAGCAGAACCGTCGATCTATCCTGTTCTCTACCCTTCGTTCGACGGCCTCGCTCCCGCCTTCGTTACTATCTGCGGCAGGGATACGCTGAGGGATGAAGCGGAAGCGTACGCGACGCTTCTCGAACGCGACGGCGTATTCGTCGTGAAAATGTTCATAGCGGACCGGGATCACGCATGGTCGGGAGATCCGGTCGTCCGGGCTTCGGCAGACTTCATTCACGGGCTGCCGCAAGAATAG